A genomic window from Purpureocillium takamizusanense chromosome 2, complete sequence includes:
- a CDS encoding uncharacterized protein (TransMembrane:1 (i458-475o)~EggNog:ENOG503P1DS~COG:L) has product MASKHPLRRSCAFCRARKIKCSNETICEACRRQGADCIYDFEPPRPKARNISQDSSRSDIGGPTGQASVNRQRSATIGSPTSSPVGIISEEITPVGDGDNVAQALEQKFYENFSTDAGPRSNPWQERISTYHRSIQNSAPGRNESLSAKFNPRNVKYTGILSLLTHDLVGLVTEQFGSLGCHHVEDGGARFFLCGLIGDETPTMFDNDPLGGNPLSDYGQRQQTQLIDVWFSVHPLSFLVSKTLLLRELRDGTHDEILLATMLADANFSIGDEVAVARGHVLLRWAIAQLRSRSLRSNQPSPSNGAAVDPSRMYSGISTRIFSGISTAQALMLLGWNSLCSFQIRRATCYIGLAGSIATEIKEQISSTAAPLISSRINGIDVFDVEKEVVAYLYWTTYSLSLWAFIQMGNGHFPALLPTSLTSIFLPVTEASSAIIQLDLVSENFSTLQRQKAVIREMWPLAHIVSVVAYIFALYPQDPDNIESLATRSWQEAPLLALQRIQQGKPTQDIACVCREINRVLMESIHILNRQVTEVSSRSLVLLVYHTMAIHFLFPIMPQGSVDEPMTPEVLDRLLGSAQEILHIFSLISEQPQDLFSITPSLRSSFPDAFCLAMDTCARAITLVDRKKRTGGLLVDLPTMHAYDGRMQLLASRLYATCQNEFLNQGRSLRQVRKHLRSCVRMYGGGGSRSGSSSSSSGSSGMPSPMHHPSPPPMMQASSSSDSDTMSTATTAVLGSSASSFVSPRDTTVPPALQPSLPSSESSGRSSGSNNSFSPVDDLYKPEWHSREELFHTVVDPNTLGTGGGGHLGVSDLVDMQNAWYPQMPNMIDFDVAGPMAGVQWDWPEVGGGVDATTSTAAAASDMESVLYYFENGHNKPPC; this is encoded by the coding sequence ATGGCCTCAAAACACCCTTTGAGACGGTCGTGCGCCTTCTGCCGAGCCCGAAAAATCAAGTGCTCCAACGAGACTATCTGCGAGGCGTGCCGGAGGCAAGGGGCAGACTGCATCTACGACTTTGAGCCTCCCCGTCCCAAAGCTCGTAATATCAGCCAAGATAGCTCTAGATCAGACATCGGTGGGCCTACCGGGCAAGCGAGCGTCAACAGACAGCGCTCAGCAACAATAGGATCACCGACCAGCAGCCCCGTCGGCATCATTTCCGAAGAGATTACCCCTGTGGGTGATGGCGATAACGTGGCCCAGGCTCTTGAGCAAAAGTTTTACGAGAACTTCTCCACAGACGCTGGCCCTCGCTCCAACCCTTGGCAGGAGCGGATATCGACCTATCACCGGTCCATTCAAAACTCCGCGCCTGGCCGCAACGAGAGTCTTTCAGCAAAGTTCAACCCCAGGAATGTCAAATACACTGGCATCCTCTCCCTCCTGACGCACGACCTGGTCGGGCTAGTCACGGAACAGTTCGGCTCCCTAGGTTGCCATCACGTTGAGGATGGTGGCGCGAGGTTCTTCTTGTGCGGTCTCATTGGGGACGAAACACCGACCATGTTCGACAATGATCCGTTGGGCGGCAACCCCCTTTCAGACTATGGCCAGCGCCAACAGACACAGCTCATTGACGTGTGGTTCTCGGTGCATCCTCTGTCTTTCCTGGTCTCCAAGACGTTGCTGCTCCGGGAACTGCGAGACGGCACCCACGATGAGATCCTTTTGGCAACCATGCTTGCGGACGCCAACTTCAGCATCGGCGATgaagtcgccgtcgcccgtggTCATGTCCTACTCCGGTGGGCCATCGCCCAACTTCGAAGCCGGTCTCTCCGGTCCAATCAACCCTCTCCCAGCAACGGCGCAGCTGTGGACCCGAGTCGCATGTACAGCGGTATCTCAACCAGGATATTCAGCGGCATTTCAACAGCCCAAGCTCTCATGCTCCTGGGGTGGAATTCTCTATGCTCGTTTCAGATCCGCCGGGCTACATGCTACATTGGCCTGGCTGGTAGTATCGCCACCGAGATAAAGGAACAAATATCAAGCACGGCTGCGCCACTGATATCCAGTCGCATCAACGGTATTGACGTCTTCGACGTGGAAAAAGAGGTTGTCGCTTACTTGTACTGGACTACCTATTCGTTGAGCCTTTGGGCGTTCATTCAGATGGGCAACGGGCACTTCCCTGCCTTGCTGCCGACGTCGCTGACATCCATCTTCCTTCCGGTTACTGAGGCCTCATCAGCCATCATTCAGCTGGATCTGGTTTCAGAAAATTTCAGCACACTTCAGAGACAAAAGGCGGTCATCCGGGAGATGTGGCCATTGGCTCATATTGTGAGCGTCGTCGCTTATATTTTCGCCCTGTATCCTCAAGACCCGGATAACATCGAGTCGCTAGCCACCCGTTCCTGGCAGgaagcgccgctgctggcttTGCAGAGGATCCAGCAAGGCAAGCCGACTCAGGACATTGCTTGCGTTTGCCGCGAGATCAACAGAGTATTGATGGAGAGTATCCACATTCTCAACCGACAGGTGACCGAGGTGTCGTCAAGGAGTCTAGTTCTGCTCGTCTACCACACGATGGCGATTCACTTCCTCTTTCCCATCATGCCGCAAGGCAGCGTCGACGAACCCATGACCCCCGAGGTGCTTGACAGATTGTTGGGCTCAGCTCAGGAAATTCTGCATATTTTTTCCCTCATATCCGAGCAGCCGCAGGACCTGTTCAGCATCACTCCCTCACTTCGTTCGTCCTTCCCGGACGCCTTCTGCCTGGCCATGGACACATGCGCGCGGGCAATTACCCTTGTTGATAGGAAGaagcggacgggcgggctccTGGTGGATCTGCCCACAATGCACGCATACGACGGGCGGATGCAGCTGCTGGCATCGAGACTATACGCCACCTGCCAGAACGAGTTCCTCAACCAGGGTCGCTCACTGCGACAGGTGCGCAAGCACCTGCGATCGTGCGTCAGAATGTACGGAGGAGGTGGCTCCCGATCCGGATCTAGCTCGTCCAGCTCTGGGTCTTCAGGCATGCCGTCACCCATGCACCACCCCAGCCCGCCTCCCATGATGCAggcgtcttcttcatccgACTCGGACACGATGTCAACGGCCACGACTGCCGTTCTGGGCTCGTCAGCATCGTCCTTTGTTTCACCCAGGGACACAACAGTGCCGCCAGCCTTACAACCCTCTCTGCCATCGTCAGAGTCGTcggggcgcagcagcggctcaAACAACTCGTTcagccccgtcgacgacctgtACAAGCCCGAATGGCACTCTCGAGAGGAACTCTTTCACACCGTCGTGGATCCGAACACTCTaggcaccggcggcggcggtcaccTCGGCGTGTCTGACTTAGTCGACATGCAGAACGCCTGGTATCCGCAGATGCCCAACATGATAGACTTTGATGTTGCTGGTCCCATGGCGGGGGTGCAGTGGGACTGGCCCGAGGTTgggggcggcgtggacgcaacgacatcgacggcggccgcggcatcTGACATGGAGTCGGTGTTGTATTACTTTGAGAATGGTCACAACAAGCCGCCCTGCTGA